Proteins found in one Homalodisca vitripennis isolate AUS2020 chromosome 4, UT_GWSS_2.1, whole genome shotgun sequence genomic segment:
- the LOC124360333 gene encoding L-galactose dehydrogenase-like, which produces MSALPSTFVEEFHSESDVKNIKYSNLENTDLKLSNLGVGGGTFSEFYGSIDETEAISLIRKALKSGVNYIDTSPYYGHTYSESLIGKALVDVPRQAYHISTKVGRYGTSWADFFDHSAERIVKEFDKSLERLGLDYVDILFVHDVEFSPLQQILTEALPAVQSIVDKKKARYVGISGYPVSLLWEVVEKSPVKIDVVLTYSRDCLFDTTTKKYMSFFQSRHVGLINAGVTGLGLLTNEGPPHWHPASADLKDLCRNASLYCQEQGVELGKLAVHHAMQQPGHCSHLVGMKTLAELQCNLEVATTGLTEAESKILNNVKEKFFNLPQDLHWEGVEINAYRKYKEEHGLK; this is translated from the exons ATGTCAGCGTTGCCAAGTACCTTTGTTGAAGAGTTCCACAGTGAAagtgatgtaaaaaatataaaatactcaaatCTTGAGAATACAGACTTAAAATTGTCAAATCTTGGTGTTGGTGGTGGAACATTTTCTGAGTTTTATGG ATCAATAGATGAGACAGAAGCAATTTCTCTAATAAGGAAAGCATTAAAAAGTGGAGTCAACTACATAGATACATCTCCTTACTATGGACATACATATTCTGAGTCGTTAATAGGCAAG GCCCTTGTTGATGTTCCACGTCAGGCCTACCATATATCGACTAAGGTTGGCCGCTACGGAACATCTTGGGCAGACTTTTTTGACCATTCTGCTGAACGAATTGTGAAGGAGTTTGACAAGAGTTTAGAGCGATTAGGCCTGGATTATGTGGACATCCTCTTT GTTCATGATGTAGAGTTCAGCCCTCTTCAGCAAATCCTGACAGAAGCCTTGCCTGCTGTGCAGAGCATTGTGGACAAGAAGAAAGCTCGTTATGTTGGCATTTCTGGATATCCTGTATCTCTATTATGGGAAGTGGTGGAAAAGTCTCCTGTGAAAATCGATGTCGTCCTTACATATTCCAGAGATTGTCTATTTGACACCACCACAAAGAAATACATGTCTTTTTTCCAG AGTCGCCATGTTGGGCTGATCAACGCTGGAGTAACAGGTCTAGGTCTTCTGACCAATGAAGGACCTCCGCACTGGCATCCAGCCTCGGCAGATTTGAAGGATCTGTGTCGTAATGCTAGTCTCTACTGTCAG GAACAAGGTGTGGAGCTGGGTAAGCTAGCTGTTCACCACGCCATGCAGCAGCCAGGCCACTGTTCTCATCTGGTAGGGATGAAGACACTGGCAGAGCTACAGTGTAACCTAGAAGTGGCTACAACTGGCCTCACAGAAGCAGAGTCCAAGATCCTGAATAATGTTAAGGAGAA gtttttcaacTTACCTCAAGACTTACACTGGGAAGGTGTGGAGATTAATGCCTATCGTAAATATAAAGAGGAACATGGACTGAagtaa